One Pseudorasbora parva isolate DD20220531a chromosome 4, ASM2467924v1, whole genome shotgun sequence genomic region harbors:
- the wbp1lb gene encoding WW domain binding protein 1-like b isoform X1 has product MGLFLYITGSAKPTEDIVYEQVLHCEGVNNKSYVCETGHCCGESQCCSYYYELWWFWLVWVIIFILSCCCVCHHRRTKHRLQQQQRQHEINLIAYREVHNNTSLPFYFRFIPNYLLPEYEEAVHRPATPPPPYSALNTGPPVYTSPLTTDQQDAHCPPRQITPVPPVSEALCSRPSLEEIHTSNGYHQKDDSKSEIELERSRSTHSALPLEQPPSMDKQNECRKEMLRNVMPDEKEKILGRHRRFTGDSGIELCVCGRGLKSHEPKEFEKLLSEEEQEDLEDFCEECGLLSFVEENQGLLSPENSVECGASPLAQSLPHPGCVYLHTINEQEGPHHSNTES; this is encoded by the exons ATGGGCTTGTTTTTATATATCACTGGATCTGCGAAACCCACCGAGGACATTGTCTATGAG caGGTACTTCACTGTGAGGGTGTGAATAATAAAAGCTACGTGTGTGAGACGGGACACTGTTGTGGCGAGTCTCAGTGCTGTAGTTACTACTATGAACTCTGGT ggttcTGGCTGGTGTGGGTCATAATCTTCATCCTGAGCTGCTGCTGCGTGTGTCATCACCGTCGCACCAAACACAGACTGCAACAGCAACAACGACAGCACGAGATCAACCTTATTGCCTACAGAGAGGTTCACAACAACACCTCTCTCCCCTTCTACTTCA GATTCATACCCAACTATCTCCTTCCAGAATATGAAGAGGCAGTGCATCGGCCAGCTACGCCCCCTCCCCCATACAGCGCCTTAAACACCGGACCTCCAGTATACACCAGCCCCTTGACCACTGACCAGCAGGATGCGCACTGCCCACCCAGACAGATCACTCCAGTGCCCCCGGTGTCTGAAGCGCTCTGTTCCAGACCCAGCCTCGAAGAGATCCATACCTCTAATGGGTACCACCAGAAAGACGACAGCAAGAGCGAGATAGAGTTAGAGCGAAGCAGGTCCACACACAGTGCTCTGCCCCTAGAGCAGCCTCCCAGCATGGACAAACAGAACGAGTGCAGGAAGGAGATGCTCCGGAATGTGATGCCTGATGAGAAAGAGAAGATTCTGGGAAGGCACCGCAGATTTACAGGCGACTCTGGAATTGAGCTGTGCGTTTGTGGGCGAGGCTTGAAAAGCCATGAACCCAAAGAATTTGAGAAGCTTTTAAGTGAGGAGGAACAAGAGGACTTGGAGGATTTCTGTGAGGAATGTGGCCTCCTTTCCTTCGTAGAGGAAAATCAGGGACTTTTATCCCCAGAAAACAGTGTGGAGTGTGGAGCATCGCCACTGGCCCAATCTCTACCTCATCCTGGTTGTGTCTACCTGCATACTATTAATGAACAAGAGGGTCCACACCATAGCAACACAGAATCTTAA
- the wbp1lb gene encoding WW domain binding protein 1-like b isoform X2, with protein MGLFLYITGSAKPTEDIVYEVLHCEGVNNKSYVCETGHCCGESQCCSYYYELWWFWLVWVIIFILSCCCVCHHRRTKHRLQQQQRQHEINLIAYREVHNNTSLPFYFRFIPNYLLPEYEEAVHRPATPPPPYSALNTGPPVYTSPLTTDQQDAHCPPRQITPVPPVSEALCSRPSLEEIHTSNGYHQKDDSKSEIELERSRSTHSALPLEQPPSMDKQNECRKEMLRNVMPDEKEKILGRHRRFTGDSGIELCVCGRGLKSHEPKEFEKLLSEEEQEDLEDFCEECGLLSFVEENQGLLSPENSVECGASPLAQSLPHPGCVYLHTINEQEGPHHSNTES; from the exons ATGGGCTTGTTTTTATATATCACTGGATCTGCGAAACCCACCGAGGACATTGTCTATGAG GTACTTCACTGTGAGGGTGTGAATAATAAAAGCTACGTGTGTGAGACGGGACACTGTTGTGGCGAGTCTCAGTGCTGTAGTTACTACTATGAACTCTGGT ggttcTGGCTGGTGTGGGTCATAATCTTCATCCTGAGCTGCTGCTGCGTGTGTCATCACCGTCGCACCAAACACAGACTGCAACAGCAACAACGACAGCACGAGATCAACCTTATTGCCTACAGAGAGGTTCACAACAACACCTCTCTCCCCTTCTACTTCA GATTCATACCCAACTATCTCCTTCCAGAATATGAAGAGGCAGTGCATCGGCCAGCTACGCCCCCTCCCCCATACAGCGCCTTAAACACCGGACCTCCAGTATACACCAGCCCCTTGACCACTGACCAGCAGGATGCGCACTGCCCACCCAGACAGATCACTCCAGTGCCCCCGGTGTCTGAAGCGCTCTGTTCCAGACCCAGCCTCGAAGAGATCCATACCTCTAATGGGTACCACCAGAAAGACGACAGCAAGAGCGAGATAGAGTTAGAGCGAAGCAGGTCCACACACAGTGCTCTGCCCCTAGAGCAGCCTCCCAGCATGGACAAACAGAACGAGTGCAGGAAGGAGATGCTCCGGAATGTGATGCCTGATGAGAAAGAGAAGATTCTGGGAAGGCACCGCAGATTTACAGGCGACTCTGGAATTGAGCTGTGCGTTTGTGGGCGAGGCTTGAAAAGCCATGAACCCAAAGAATTTGAGAAGCTTTTAAGTGAGGAGGAACAAGAGGACTTGGAGGATTTCTGTGAGGAATGTGGCCTCCTTTCCTTCGTAGAGGAAAATCAGGGACTTTTATCCCCAGAAAACAGTGTGGAGTGTGGAGCATCGCCACTGGCCCAATCTCTACCTCATCCTGGTTGTGTCTACCTGCATACTATTAATGAACAAGAGGGTCCACACCATAGCAACACAGAATCTTAA
- the wbp1lb gene encoding WW domain binding protein 1-like b isoform X3 yields MSALHREKRMQVLHCEGVNNKSYVCETGHCCGESQCCSYYYELWWFWLVWVIIFILSCCCVCHHRRTKHRLQQQQRQHEINLIAYREVHNNTSLPFYFRFIPNYLLPEYEEAVHRPATPPPPYSALNTGPPVYTSPLTTDQQDAHCPPRQITPVPPVSEALCSRPSLEEIHTSNGYHQKDDSKSEIELERSRSTHSALPLEQPPSMDKQNECRKEMLRNVMPDEKEKILGRHRRFTGDSGIELCVCGRGLKSHEPKEFEKLLSEEEQEDLEDFCEECGLLSFVEENQGLLSPENSVECGASPLAQSLPHPGCVYLHTINEQEGPHHSNTES; encoded by the exons ATGTCTGCACTGCACAGGGAGAAAAGAATG caGGTACTTCACTGTGAGGGTGTGAATAATAAAAGCTACGTGTGTGAGACGGGACACTGTTGTGGCGAGTCTCAGTGCTGTAGTTACTACTATGAACTCTGGT ggttcTGGCTGGTGTGGGTCATAATCTTCATCCTGAGCTGCTGCTGCGTGTGTCATCACCGTCGCACCAAACACAGACTGCAACAGCAACAACGACAGCACGAGATCAACCTTATTGCCTACAGAGAGGTTCACAACAACACCTCTCTCCCCTTCTACTTCA GATTCATACCCAACTATCTCCTTCCAGAATATGAAGAGGCAGTGCATCGGCCAGCTACGCCCCCTCCCCCATACAGCGCCTTAAACACCGGACCTCCAGTATACACCAGCCCCTTGACCACTGACCAGCAGGATGCGCACTGCCCACCCAGACAGATCACTCCAGTGCCCCCGGTGTCTGAAGCGCTCTGTTCCAGACCCAGCCTCGAAGAGATCCATACCTCTAATGGGTACCACCAGAAAGACGACAGCAAGAGCGAGATAGAGTTAGAGCGAAGCAGGTCCACACACAGTGCTCTGCCCCTAGAGCAGCCTCCCAGCATGGACAAACAGAACGAGTGCAGGAAGGAGATGCTCCGGAATGTGATGCCTGATGAGAAAGAGAAGATTCTGGGAAGGCACCGCAGATTTACAGGCGACTCTGGAATTGAGCTGTGCGTTTGTGGGCGAGGCTTGAAAAGCCATGAACCCAAAGAATTTGAGAAGCTTTTAAGTGAGGAGGAACAAGAGGACTTGGAGGATTTCTGTGAGGAATGTGGCCTCCTTTCCTTCGTAGAGGAAAATCAGGGACTTTTATCCCCAGAAAACAGTGTGGAGTGTGGAGCATCGCCACTGGCCCAATCTCTACCTCATCCTGGTTGTGTCTACCTGCATACTATTAATGAACAAGAGGGTCCACACCATAGCAACACAGAATCTTAA